One Ricinus communis isolate WT05 ecotype wild-type chromosome 7, ASM1957865v1, whole genome shotgun sequence genomic region harbors:
- the LOC125370628 gene encoding uncharacterized protein LOC125370628, translating into MDQLSVPVSLHSHASSVLLFNGLNFSDWCEQVQFHLGVLDLDLALQIGKPTTITDESSNEEKALYKAWERSNRLSLIFMRMTVANNLKNTIPKTDNAKEFKKLIEEHSQTADKSLAGTLMNSLTNMKYDGSRAMQRACS; encoded by the exons ATGGATCAAT TATCTGTACCTGTGTCTCTTCATTCACATGCTTCATCTGTTCTATTATTTAATGGTTTGAACTTTTCTGATTGGTGCGAACAAGTTCAGTTTCACTTAGGTGTTCTCGATCTTGATTTGGCACTTCAAATTGGGAAACCTACTACTATTACTGATGAAAGTAGCAATGAAGAAAAAGCTTTATATAAAGCTTGGGAAAGATCGAACAGATTAAGCTTAATATTCATGCGAATGACTGTTGCAAACAACTTAAAGAATACAATTCCTAAAACTGACAATGCTAAGGAATTTAAAAAGCTTATTGAGGAACATTCTCAAACAGCTGATAAGTCACTTGCTGGCACATTGATGAATAGTTTGACCAATATGAAATATGATGGTTCACGTGCCATGCAAAGAGCATGTTCTTGA